From the Lysobacterales bacterium genome, one window contains:
- a CDS encoding PilN domain-containing protein — protein sequence MPDNILSKRLARWRTAYRNSGLRRFLDWWGQELAALLPERLRSALVERRDELRVERVAEGGWTVRRIPGDDAADGIALPADAAPEDWQSAVTRLRARSEVPADLVLVLAGRGVLERHLSLPLAAEDNLAQVLAFEMDRQTPFKPEQVRFDHRIVRRDVTGRQIGIDLLIAPRAAVDAALAPVQAAGLALDAIDTLASDGRRNGYNLLPQEARGERSQRDRFLNWMLAAAVVVLAWTAMSTSIRNRERALEDLQAEVDGIKVEARRVGALEKELAEAVSGANFLTEMKQTHPVAIDLVRDLTERLPENTALQRLSVNRGEVQIQGVSAEASALITILQKSTLIEGPALQGAITPDQRTQKEQFMIQARARVKSAEGADAAPAQG from the coding sequence ATGCCCGACAATATTCTCAGCAAGCGACTCGCCCGCTGGCGAACCGCTTACCGCAATAGCGGGCTGCGCCGGTTCCTCGACTGGTGGGGCCAGGAACTGGCTGCATTGCTGCCGGAACGCCTGCGTTCGGCCTTGGTCGAGCGGCGTGACGAGTTGCGCGTCGAGCGAGTGGCGGAAGGCGGCTGGACGGTTCGGCGCATCCCGGGTGATGACGCGGCCGACGGCATCGCGCTGCCCGCCGATGCCGCGCCGGAAGACTGGCAGTCCGCAGTCACGCGCTTGCGTGCGCGCAGCGAAGTGCCGGCCGATCTGGTGCTGGTGTTGGCGGGTCGCGGGGTGCTCGAACGGCATTTGTCGCTGCCGCTGGCGGCCGAGGACAATCTGGCCCAGGTGCTGGCTTTCGAGATGGACCGGCAGACACCGTTCAAGCCGGAGCAGGTGCGCTTCGATCACCGCATCGTGCGTCGCGACGTGACTGGCCGACAGATCGGCATCGATCTGCTGATCGCACCGCGTGCCGCCGTGGACGCGGCGCTGGCGCCGGTGCAAGCGGCCGGACTGGCGCTGGACGCGATCGATACGCTGGCCTCCGATGGACGCCGCAACGGCTACAACCTGTTGCCGCAGGAAGCGCGTGGCGAACGGTCGCAACGCGACCGTTTCCTGAACTGGATGCTCGCGGCCGCGGTCGTCGTGCTGGCCTGGACGGCCATGTCGACGTCGATCCGCAATCGCGAACGGGCGCTCGAAGACCTGCAGGCCGAGGTCGACGGCATCAAGGTCGAGGCACGTCGTGTCGGCGCGCTGGAAAAGGAGCTTGCGGAGGCGGTCTCGGGTGCAAATTTCCTGACCGAAATGAAGCAGACGCATCCGGTCGCCATCGACTTGGTGCGCGACCTGACCGAACGTCTGCCGGAAAATACCGCGCTGCAGCGGTTGTCGGTGAATCGCGGCGAAGTGCAGATCCAGGGCGTGAGCGCCGAAGCTTCGGCCCTGATCACGATCCTGCAGAAGTCGACCCTGATCGAAGGACCGGCCCTGCAGGGCGCCATCACGCCGGACCAGCGCACCCAGAAGGAACAGTTCATGATTCAGGCGCGCGCCCGCGTGAAGTCCGCGGAGGGCGCTGATGCAGCTCCTGCCCAAGGCTGA
- a CDS encoding general secretion pathway protein GspK, which yields MRSASRGIAFIVVIWVLLLLAVLLAGFAVIARTEALQARHLAESTRARYMAEVGISRAIWELRNPDPLTRWASDGRGYDFEFEGAKINVAVQDESGKIDLNAVDGPVLQRFLVASGLDEQFAQQIADAVLDWRDADDLTQPMGAEDVDYEREGYPYGAADNGFQTVGELQQVMGMDYELYRRLEPDLTIWGGSAQPNAGSASLAVLSSFPGMSPQMAEQMIAMRSQIQPGDPAGATLTLPDGTPLLTGGGGVTYTVRSKATLANGAWTQVDATIRLGGAAGARAYTILQWREGSAG from the coding sequence ATGCGCTCTGCTTCCCGCGGCATCGCGTTCATCGTGGTCATCTGGGTACTGCTGCTGCTGGCCGTGCTGTTGGCCGGTTTCGCGGTCATCGCCCGGACCGAGGCCTTGCAGGCGCGCCATCTGGCCGAATCGACGCGTGCCCGCTACATGGCCGAAGTCGGGATCTCGCGGGCGATTTGGGAGCTGCGCAATCCGGACCCGCTGACGCGCTGGGCCAGCGATGGCCGCGGCTACGATTTCGAGTTCGAGGGCGCGAAGATCAATGTCGCCGTCCAGGACGAGTCCGGCAAGATCGACCTCAATGCGGTGGACGGACCGGTGCTGCAGCGATTCCTGGTGGCATCCGGACTGGATGAACAGTTCGCCCAGCAAATCGCCGACGCCGTGCTCGACTGGCGCGACGCCGATGATCTGACCCAGCCGATGGGGGCCGAAGATGTCGACTACGAGCGCGAGGGCTATCCCTACGGTGCCGCCGACAACGGTTTCCAGACCGTGGGCGAGCTGCAGCAGGTGATGGGCATGGACTACGAGCTGTACCGCCGACTGGAGCCGGATCTGACGATCTGGGGCGGGTCGGCGCAGCCGAACGCCGGCTCGGCCTCGTTGGCGGTGTTGTCCAGCTTTCCGGGCATGAGCCCGCAAATGGCCGAGCAAATGATCGCGATGCGTTCGCAAATCCAGCCGGGTGACCCGGCCGGGGCCACCCTGACGCTGCCCGATGGCACGCCCCTGCTGACCGGCGGCGGCGGCGTCACCTATACTGTCCGATCCAAAGCCACTCTGGCGAATGGGGCGTGGACCCAGGTGGACGCCACGATCCGATTGGGCGGTGCCGCTGGTGCGCGTGCCTACACCATTCTGCAATGGCGCGAAGGGAGCGCCGGTTGA
- a CDS encoding prepilin-type N-terminal cleavage/methylation domain-containing protein, which produces MRRRGFTLIELLLTILLLGMLIAGAWAGITTATKAARSGEALIDRTNRVRVAQEFIRRQIRNALALPYPVDKSTGETRTFEGDADVMRFVAPMPGYLSRGGAYLQTLELRPGRGGGRELVFAHELLNGYDPDQHRDAERDPVVLIEGIRSARFEYRGLDETGKLGDWEEEWDEPGTQPVLVRMKFDMDADSGYVWPEIVVPVLANSANAGFYDPFYDSLKPGG; this is translated from the coding sequence ATGCGCAGGCGCGGCTTCACACTGATCGAGTTGCTGCTGACGATCCTGCTGCTCGGGATGCTGATCGCCGGCGCCTGGGCGGGCATCACCACGGCGACCAAGGCCGCGCGCAGCGGCGAAGCCTTGATCGACCGTACCAATCGGGTGCGCGTGGCGCAGGAATTCATCCGTCGCCAGATCCGCAACGCCCTGGCCCTGCCGTATCCGGTCGACAAGAGCACGGGCGAAACCCGCACCTTCGAGGGTGACGCCGATGTCATGCGCTTCGTCGCGCCGATGCCGGGTTATCTGAGTCGCGGCGGTGCCTATCTGCAGACGCTGGAATTGCGTCCCGGTCGCGGCGGTGGCCGCGAACTGGTGTTCGCGCACGAATTGCTCAACGGCTATGACCCCGACCAGCACCGTGACGCCGAGCGCGATCCGGTGGTGCTGATCGAAGGCATCCGCAGCGCCCGCTTCGAGTATCGCGGGCTGGACGAGACCGGCAAGCTCGGCGACTGGGAAGAAGAATGGGACGAACCCGGCACGCAACCGGTGCTGGTGCGGATGAAGTTCGACATGGACGCGGACAGCGGTTACGTCTGGCCCGAGATCGTCGTCCCGGTGCTGGCGAACTCGGCCAACGCCGGCTTCTACGACCCCTTCTACGACTCGTTGAAGCCCGGAGGCTGA
- a CDS encoding type II secretion system protein: MRGDVRQQGFTLIEMLAAFMVFALGFAVMMDVASSGMRNARRAAEQTEAALWAQSLMDAAGIDAKIEPGASSGKFDRKYRWDMQVSDWEPPADAARFEGAAPLELYRIEVVVRWGNGQTERSSKFVTVRAVQPGIGG; the protein is encoded by the coding sequence ATGCGTGGCGATGTGCGCCAGCAGGGCTTCACCTTGATCGAGATGCTCGCGGCATTCATGGTGTTCGCGCTCGGGTTCGCGGTGATGATGGACGTCGCCTCCAGCGGCATGCGCAACGCCCGTCGCGCCGCCGAGCAGACCGAAGCAGCACTGTGGGCACAGAGCCTGATGGACGCGGCCGGGATCGATGCCAAGATCGAACCCGGTGCCAGCAGCGGCAAGTTCGACCGGAAATACCGTTGGGACATGCAGGTCAGCGACTGGGAGCCGCCGGCTGACGCCGCGCGCTTCGAGGGGGCTGCACCGCTCGAGTTGTACCGGATCGAAGTGGTGGTGCGGTGGGGCAATGGGCAGACCGAACGCTCCTCGAAATTCGTGACGGTGCGGGCAGTCCAGCCCGGGATCGGTGGTTGA
- a CDS encoding GspH/FimT family pseudopilin: MRRRRGFSLIEMLAVLTLIALIAGVAAAVIGGNLGGAKTRAAVRDLTAALRQTRGLAIVKGEERSLEIDVEARTYRVPDKAPVQLPEELQMKLLTAATEQTGDSKGQIRFFPDGSSSGGRITLTRDRREWRIEIAWLTGEVRIEEDR; this comes from the coding sequence ATGCGCAGGCGTCGCGGCTTCTCGCTCATTGAAATGCTGGCCGTGCTGACGCTGATCGCGTTGATCGCGGGCGTGGCGGCGGCCGTGATTGGCGGCAACCTCGGCGGTGCGAAAACACGAGCGGCCGTGCGTGACCTGACCGCGGCACTGCGCCAGACGCGCGGCCTCGCGATCGTGAAGGGTGAGGAACGATCGCTCGAAATCGATGTCGAAGCACGTACCTACCGGGTGCCCGACAAGGCGCCGGTGCAATTGCCCGAGGAGCTGCAAATGAAATTGTTGACTGCAGCCACCGAGCAGACCGGCGACAGCAAGGGCCAGATCCGGTTCTTTCCGGACGGCAGTTCCAGCGGCGGCCGCATCACCCTGACCCGCGATCGTCGCGAATGGCGCATCGAAATCGCCTGGCTCACCGGCGAAGTGCGCATCGAGGAAGATCGCTGA
- the gspG gene encoding type II secretion system major pseudopilin GspG, whose translation MKMRSFSGARAQGFSLVEMIAVLVLIGIIMGVVAPNVLDRLGTGKVKATKAKLAATSSKVEMYALDVGEVPQQLQDLINKPGNAEDWNGPYVKESDLKDGWNTEFIYKAPGEHGEFDLMSLGADKKPGGEGNDQDIGNWE comes from the coding sequence ATGAAGATGCGCAGTTTCAGCGGTGCCCGGGCCCAGGGCTTCAGTCTGGTGGAAATGATCGCGGTGCTGGTGCTGATCGGCATCATCATGGGCGTGGTCGCGCCGAACGTGCTCGATCGCCTCGGCACCGGCAAGGTCAAGGCGACCAAGGCCAAGCTTGCGGCGACCAGTTCGAAGGTCGAGATGTACGCGCTGGACGTCGGCGAAGTGCCGCAGCAGTTGCAGGACCTGATCAACAAGCCGGGCAATGCCGAAGACTGGAACGGACCGTACGTGAAGGAGTCCGATCTGAAGGACGGCTGGAACACAGAATTCATCTACAAGGCGCCGGGCGAGCACGGCGAGTTCGATCTGATGTCGCTGGGCGCCGACAAGAAGCCGGGCGGCGAGGGCAACGATCAGGACATCGGCAACTGGGAGTGA
- a CDS encoding type II secretion system F family protein has product MALYRYKAVAPTGETLAGQMEAASRDEVVMRLQDGGNLPIEAVEAGAGGGFSLEQLLRRPAMNQIQIVMFTQQLATLLGAGQPLDRALQMLSEQPDSEEGRRLVDRVKEAVRGGTTLSSALEQQHGVFSRLYVNMVRAGEVSGSLTDTLKRMAEYLERSRQLQGTVINALIYPLILVCMVIFAVITLMVFVVPSFEPIFEELGDKLPLLTQIVLAVAGFLESFWWLLVASIVGFIWWMSKQWAMPESRTVWENRLLRFGKIGELLQKVETARLARTLGTLLENGVPLLTALSIAKNVMGNTVLAAAVDVAAQDVKTGSGLAFALGSTKRFPKLALQMIAVGEEAGELDGMLMKVADTYDVDVRNTVERLIAAMVPLLTAVMTVLIGLIMLAIVQPILTMSTLVE; this is encoded by the coding sequence ATGGCCCTGTACCGGTACAAGGCCGTGGCGCCGACCGGCGAGACCCTGGCCGGGCAGATGGAAGCGGCGTCGCGCGACGAAGTGGTGATGCGCCTGCAGGACGGCGGCAACCTGCCGATCGAAGCGGTCGAGGCCGGGGCGGGTGGCGGCTTCAGCCTCGAACAGCTGTTGCGCCGTCCGGCGATGAACCAGATCCAGATCGTGATGTTCACCCAGCAACTCGCGACCCTGCTCGGTGCCGGGCAGCCGCTCGACCGCGCGCTGCAGATGCTGTCCGAACAGCCCGACAGCGAAGAGGGTCGGCGCCTGGTAGACCGCGTCAAGGAGGCGGTGCGCGGTGGCACCACGCTGTCTTCGGCGCTGGAACAGCAACACGGCGTGTTCTCGCGCCTGTACGTGAACATGGTGCGTGCCGGTGAAGTTTCGGGTTCGCTCACCGACACCCTGAAGCGCATGGCCGAATACCTGGAGCGATCCCGTCAGCTGCAGGGCACGGTGATCAATGCGCTGATCTATCCGTTGATCCTGGTGTGCATGGTGATCTTCGCGGTGATCACGCTGATGGTCTTCGTGGTGCCGAGTTTCGAGCCGATCTTCGAGGAGCTGGGCGACAAGCTGCCGCTGCTGACCCAGATCGTGTTGGCCGTGGCCGGATTTCTCGAGAGTTTCTGGTGGCTGCTGGTGGCGTCGATCGTCGGCTTCATCTGGTGGATGTCGAAGCAGTGGGCGATGCCGGAATCGCGCACCGTCTGGGAAAACCGTCTGCTCAGGTTCGGCAAGATCGGCGAGCTGCTGCAGAAAGTGGAGACCGCGCGCCTTGCGCGCACGCTCGGCACCCTGCTCGAAAACGGCGTGCCGCTGCTGACGGCGCTGTCGATCGCGAAGAACGTGATGGGCAATACCGTGCTGGCGGCCGCGGTCGACGTGGCGGCACAGGACGTCAAGACCGGCTCCGGCCTGGCCTTCGCGCTCGGTTCGACCAAGCGCTTCCCGAAGCTCGCGCTGCAGATGATCGCGGTCGGCGAGGAGGCGGGCGAGCTGGACGGCATGCTGATGAAAGTGGCCGACACCTACGATGTCGATGTCCGCAATACCGTGGAACGATTGATCGCGGCGATGGTCCCTTTGTTGACGGCGGTGATGACGGTGCTGATCGGCTTGATCATGCTCGCCATCGTCCAGCCGATCCTGACGATGAGTACTTTGGTGGAGTGA
- the gspE gene encoding type II secretion system ATPase GspE — MTEIDTDTDTAAPEAPVRAEPSFDERISAQMIARGRLKEADLGRARRLHEENPEGDFISLMTRLGLVSERDAAEALAEVMKLPLLSAKECPDAPPPNVQVSTRFLKQYHVVPIGEDETQVSLLVAEPQDPYPAEAMQLATGKDVQVRVGLRSEIDDLIERYYGSGRSAMGTIVENLSDDATRSEDDVEHLRDLASEAPVIRLVNLVIQRAVEARASDIHIEPFENRLKVRYRIDGVLEEVESPPASSTAAVISRVKIMAKLNIAERRLPQDGRIMLRVQGKELDLRVSTMPTSYGESVVMRILDRESVVLDFHKLGFTDQFLPRFLDVLNLPHGIMLVTGPTGSGKTTTLYTALSKINTPDVKIITVEDPVEYQIEGINQIQAKPQIGLDFAHALRSIVRQDPDIIMIGEMRDLETAKIAIQSALTGHLVLSTLHTNNAAGGITRLLDMGVEDYLLSSTVNGILAQRLVRRVEPTHAQPYLAMPEVVQEFKLEQYTEDRPIRLFKPTPSNLTPTGYLGRTTIMEFLVMSDPLRRLVMKHADMGVIEQAAREQGMRTMYEDGLIKALSGTTTIEEVMRVCQDA; from the coding sequence ATGACCGAGATCGACACCGATACCGATACCGCAGCGCCGGAAGCGCCCGTCCGCGCCGAACCGAGCTTCGACGAGCGCATCAGTGCGCAGATGATCGCCCGCGGTCGTCTCAAGGAGGCCGATCTCGGTCGCGCCCGCCGACTGCACGAGGAGAATCCGGAAGGCGATTTCATCTCGCTGATGACCCGGCTCGGTCTGGTCTCCGAGCGCGATGCTGCCGAGGCCCTGGCCGAGGTGATGAAGCTGCCGCTGCTCTCGGCCAAGGAATGCCCGGATGCACCGCCGCCGAACGTGCAGGTCTCGACGCGCTTCCTGAAGCAGTACCACGTCGTGCCGATCGGCGAGGACGAGACCCAGGTCAGCCTGCTTGTGGCCGAGCCGCAAGACCCGTATCCGGCCGAGGCGATGCAGCTCGCCACTGGCAAGGACGTGCAGGTGCGTGTCGGCCTGCGTTCGGAAATCGACGATCTGATCGAGCGCTACTACGGTTCCGGCCGTTCGGCGATGGGCACGATCGTCGAGAACCTGTCCGATGACGCGACCCGCTCCGAAGACGATGTCGAGCACCTGCGCGATCTCGCGTCGGAAGCGCCGGTCATCCGTCTCGTCAACCTGGTGATCCAGCGTGCCGTCGAGGCGCGCGCGTCCGACATCCACATCGAACCGTTCGAGAACCGGCTCAAGGTGCGCTACCGCATCGACGGCGTGCTCGAAGAAGTCGAGTCGCCGCCGGCCAGTTCGACCGCCGCCGTGATCTCGCGCGTCAAGATCATGGCCAAGCTCAATATCGCCGAGCGCCGCCTGCCGCAGGACGGCCGCATCATGTTGCGCGTGCAGGGCAAGGAGCTCGACCTGCGCGTCAGCACGATGCCGACCAGCTATGGCGAGTCGGTGGTCATGCGCATCCTCGATCGCGAATCGGTGGTGCTCGACTTCCACAAGCTCGGCTTCACCGACCAGTTCCTGCCGCGCTTCCTCGACGTGCTGAACCTGCCGCACGGCATCATGCTGGTCACCGGCCCGACCGGTTCCGGCAAGACCACGACGCTGTACACCGCGCTGAGCAAGATCAATACGCCGGACGTGAAGATCATCACCGTCGAGGATCCGGTCGAATACCAGATCGAGGGCATCAACCAGATCCAGGCCAAACCGCAGATCGGCCTCGACTTCGCGCACGCGCTGCGTTCGATCGTGCGCCAGGATCCGGACATCATCATGATCGGTGAAATGCGCGACCTGGAAACCGCGAAGATCGCGATCCAGTCGGCGCTGACCGGACACCTGGTGCTGTCGACCCTGCACACCAACAACGCCGCCGGCGGCATCACCCGCCTGCTCGACATGGGCGTCGAGGACTATCTGTTGTCGTCGACCGTGAACGGCATCCTCGCGCAGCGCCTGGTGCGCCGTGTCGAACCGACACATGCTCAGCCCTATCTGGCGATGCCGGAAGTCGTCCAGGAATTCAAGCTGGAGCAGTACACCGAAGACCGGCCGATCCGTCTGTTCAAGCCGACGCCGTCGAACCTGACACCGACCGGTTATCTCGGCCGCACCACGATCATGGAGTTCCTGGTGATGAGCGATCCGCTGCGTCGTCTGGTGATGAAGCACGCCGACATGGGCGTGATCGAGCAGGCTGCGCGCGAGCAAGGCATGCGCACGATGTACGAGGATGGCTTGATCAAGGCCTTGTCCGGCACGACCACGATCGAGGAAGTGATGCGTGTCTGCCAGGACGCCTGA